Proteins from a genomic interval of Collinsella sp. zg1085:
- a CDS encoding rod shape-determining protein has protein sequence MDMLFGQYDGDLAIDLGTANTLVSVRGKGIVLREPSVVAIDKNDERILAVGIEAKRMLGRTPGNIVAVRPLKDGVIADFDVTEAMLRYFIDKASEKRYPWTPRPRVVVCVPSGVTSVEKRAVFEATISAGARQAYLIEEPMAAAIGADLPVEEPTGSMVIDIGGGTTEVAVIAMGGIVVSQSIRIAGDEFDQAILTHVRDAYNLAIGERTAEDIKIKVGSAVPLKDELDVEVNGRDVISGLPKTVRIESEEIRRALNKPLDEMTKAVKDALDATPPDLASDLMYYGILLTGGGAMLRGLDVRLRDETGVSVNVSPTALDNVVNGCARVLEANAFDGTFVQSNA, from the coding sequence ATGGATATGCTCTTTGGTCAGTATGACGGAGATTTAGCAATTGATTTGGGCACAGCAAATACGCTTGTCTCTGTGCGTGGCAAAGGTATTGTTTTGCGTGAGCCTTCTGTTGTTGCTATTGATAAGAATGACGAACGCATTCTTGCGGTAGGTATAGAGGCTAAACGTATGCTGGGAAGAACTCCCGGTAATATCGTTGCTGTTCGCCCTCTAAAAGATGGTGTGATTGCAGACTTTGATGTCACCGAGGCCATGCTTCGCTATTTCATTGATAAAGCAAGCGAAAAGCGCTACCCCTGGACACCACGACCACGCGTTGTTGTGTGCGTGCCATCTGGTGTTACCTCGGTTGAAAAGCGTGCGGTTTTTGAGGCTACAATTTCTGCAGGCGCTCGTCAGGCCTATCTTATTGAAGAGCCTATGGCAGCAGCAATTGGCGCTGATTTGCCTGTTGAGGAGCCCACTGGTTCGATGGTAATTGATATTGGCGGCGGCACCACTGAGGTTGCGGTGATTGCTATGGGCGGCATCGTCGTTTCGCAGTCAATTCGTATTGCTGGCGATGAATTTGACCAGGCCATCTTAACTCATGTACGCGATGCCTATAACCTTGCCATTGGTGAGCGCACCGCAGAAGACATTAAGATAAAGGTTGGCTCGGCAGTTCCTCTAAAAGATGAGCTTGACGTTGAAGTTAATGGGCGCGATGTCATTTCTGGTTTGCCAAAAACAGTACGCATTGAAAGCGAAGAGATTCGCCGCGCGCTAAATAAACCACTTGATGAGATGACAAAAGCCGTTAAAGATGCACTGGACGCAACTCCGCCCGATTTAGCTTCCGACCTTATGTATTATGGCATTTTGCTGACTGGCGGCGGCGCTATGCTACGTGGATTAGATGTTCGTTTGCGCGATGAAACCGGTGTGTCTGTTAATGTAAGTCCAACAGCACTTGATAATGTAGTTAATGGTTGTGCGAGGGTACTTGAGGCAAATGCTTTTGACGGTACCTTTGTTCAGAGTAATGCTTAA
- a CDS encoding FtsW/RodA/SpoVE family cell cycle protein, with protein MKQDARRIQQVNKKRSSAQTGLNAIINIPLLMAALMLIAYGALTVWTASLSIAEASFPRQLLGIALGLIAGTFTARVDYRRFENLSTMLLVIDLIVIFSPYIPGLSYRANGLTGWIKIPGIGLTYQPVELAKLITAIFMAGLAAQFHGKIESIRDYIRLCAMLAMPFFAIIAAGDLGSGLVVFVGGVVIICMSGPKKEWVLATIALIIGLVSLLLSLDSVLDGLLGHDVLLKQYQMNRLLVFLNPDADSSGAGYNLKQSLIAVGSGGFFGKGIGSASQSGHGFLPEAQTDFIFALLSETFGFMGASLLILLYALLIFSAIRIVHKSDNLFLKLVGSGIIGMWTFQIFENIGMCIGLMPITGIPLPFISFGSSSMIMQCATVGIMQSIWRHKSKPA; from the coding sequence ATGAAACAAGATGCACGACGCATACAGCAGGTCAATAAAAAACGTAGCTCAGCGCAGACGGGATTGAACGCTATTATCAATATACCGTTGCTTATGGCGGCCTTGATGCTGATTGCTTATGGAGCATTAACCGTTTGGACCGCCTCACTCTCCATTGCTGAAGCCTCATTCCCACGTCAGCTCTTGGGTATTGCTCTTGGTTTGATTGCTGGTACCTTCACAGCGCGTGTCGACTACCGGCGATTTGAAAACCTATCAACAATGCTGCTCGTTATTGACCTCATTGTTATTTTTTCACCTTATATACCTGGTCTTTCGTATCGCGCGAATGGCTTAACAGGATGGATTAAAATCCCGGGTATTGGTCTTACCTATCAGCCGGTCGAGCTGGCAAAACTTATAACTGCCATATTTATGGCAGGTTTAGCTGCGCAATTCCATGGCAAGATTGAATCAATTCGTGACTATATTCGCCTTTGTGCGATGCTTGCGATGCCTTTTTTCGCCATTATTGCGGCGGGTGACCTTGGTAGCGGACTTGTCGTCTTTGTCGGCGGGGTTGTTATTATCTGTATGAGTGGACCTAAAAAAGAATGGGTCTTGGCAACAATTGCTCTTATCATCGGTCTCGTGTCTTTGCTTTTGTCCCTTGATTCGGTGTTAGACGGTCTGCTTGGTCATGATGTGTTGCTTAAACAGTATCAGATGAATCGCTTGCTTGTCTTTCTTAATCCTGATGCTGATAGTTCTGGAGCAGGATATAACCTCAAACAGTCCTTAATTGCGGTAGGTTCTGGGGGCTTTTTTGGAAAAGGTATCGGTAGTGCATCGCAGTCGGGTCACGGCTTTTTGCCTGAAGCGCAGACCGACTTTATCTTTGCGCTCCTTTCAGAGACCTTTGGCTTTATGGGCGCAAGCTTGCTTATCTTGCTCTATGCACTCCTCATCTTCTCCGCTATTCGTATTGTTCATAAGAGCGATAATCTTTTTCTCAAGCTGGTGGGTTCTGGCATCATAGGCATGTGGACCTTTCAGATTTTTGAAAATATAGGCATGTGTATTGGACTTATGCCAATCACGGGTATCCCGCTTCCATTTATCAGTTTTGGTTCAAGTTCAATGATTATGCAGTGTGCAACTGTTGGTATTATGCAATCAATCTGGCGTCATAAAAGTAAGCCCGCCTAG
- a CDS encoding TIGR03960 family B12-binding radical SAM protein: MSRVVYEDCFADLEPLLALIEKPSRYINHEWGCLSKAEADYRCCLIYPDVYEVGLPNQGIAILYNILNQQEGISCERSYVPWVDMADAMRASGVPLLSLEGAAPVASFDIVGLHIPHEMAMTNFLELLDLAGIPLHADERTLDDPLIIAGGPSVYNPEPLVPFIDAFLIGEGEESIVEVCRAHQRLRDAGVSRKEMLRALADVPGTYVPSLYEVVHDESSTVHGYVVPRSGVDVPRRVYKRVVKDFGATEALTQSVVPYAQLIHDRLSIEILRGCARGCRFCQAGITYRPVRERTPDQIVAAASQGLTRMGYDEISLTSLSTTDHSQCRHILRRLNRRLEGTGTSVSIPSQRLDSFGVDMALEVAGDKKGGLTFAPEAGSQRLRDVINKNVSEEDLFRAAEAAYQAGWNRMKLYFMMGLPTETDEDVVAIAKLADEVLERGRACVEKARRGSISVSISVSVFIPKSHTPFQWCAQLDYDEVRRRQKLLVTSVKNRAVRVHYHDASTSLIEAVVSRMGRDAAPLIERAWELGQRFDAWSEHFHLDVWERAARELGLDLYAIAHTPFPLDARLPWEHVSPGVSAGFLKREYRRALAGITTDDCTMTSCTGCGICQKLGVDNVLVGERA, encoded by the coding sequence ATGTCGCGTGTAGTCTATGAAGATTGCTTTGCCGATCTTGAGCCTTTGTTAGCTCTGATTGAAAAACCGAGTCGCTACATTAACCATGAGTGGGGCTGTTTGAGCAAAGCTGAGGCTGATTATCGGTGTTGTCTTATCTACCCTGATGTCTATGAGGTGGGTCTACCCAACCAGGGCATCGCTATTTTGTATAACATTCTCAATCAACAGGAAGGCATTTCTTGTGAGCGCAGCTATGTTCCCTGGGTTGATATGGCAGACGCTATGCGCGCATCAGGGGTTCCGCTGCTTTCGCTTGAGGGCGCCGCACCTGTTGCATCGTTTGATATAGTTGGTCTTCATATTCCTCATGAAATGGCTATGACTAACTTCTTGGAATTGCTTGACCTTGCTGGTATTCCTTTGCATGCAGATGAGCGTACCCTCGATGACCCCTTAATTATTGCAGGGGGTCCATCTGTTTATAACCCAGAGCCGCTGGTTCCTTTTATCGATGCCTTTTTGATAGGCGAGGGGGAGGAGTCCATCGTTGAAGTGTGCCGCGCACATCAGAGGCTTCGTGATGCTGGCGTAAGTCGAAAAGAGATGTTGCGCGCTTTAGCAGATGTACCTGGCACTTATGTTCCGAGTCTGTATGAAGTTGTCCATGATGAATCTTCTACTGTACATGGCTATGTTGTTCCACGCTCTGGTGTTGATGTGCCTCGCCGTGTCTATAAGCGTGTCGTTAAGGATTTTGGTGCTACCGAGGCTCTTACTCAGTCGGTTGTGCCTTATGCGCAGCTAATCCATGATAGGCTGTCAATTGAAATCTTGCGTGGTTGCGCACGTGGCTGTCGCTTCTGCCAGGCAGGTATTACCTATCGTCCCGTGCGTGAGCGTACGCCTGACCAAATTGTCGCTGCTGCCTCCCAGGGCCTTACACGCATGGGCTACGATGAAATCTCGCTTACATCGCTTTCTACAACTGATCACTCACAGTGTCGGCATATTTTGCGCCGTCTGAATCGTCGTCTTGAGGGCACCGGCACGTCGGTGTCAATCCCTTCGCAACGTCTTGATTCTTTTGGTGTTGATATGGCGCTTGAAGTGGCGGGCGATAAAAAAGGCGGTCTCACCTTTGCTCCTGAAGCAGGTAGCCAGCGCCTTCGCGATGTCATCAACAAAAATGTTTCAGAAGAGGACTTATTTCGCGCTGCTGAAGCGGCTTATCAGGCAGGCTGGAATCGTATGAAGCTCTATTTTATGATGGGGCTTCCCACCGAGACTGATGAGGATGTAGTTGCCATTGCAAAGCTTGCCGATGAAGTGTTAGAGCGCGGGCGAGCATGTGTTGAGAAAGCGCGGCGCGGTAGTATCTCGGTCTCCATTTCGGTATCGGTTTTTATACCTAAATCACATACACCTTTTCAGTGGTGTGCCCAGCTAGACTATGATGAGGTGCGCCGCCGTCAAAAGTTGTTGGTAACAAGTGTTAAGAACCGTGCGGTGCGTGTTCATTATCACGATGCTTCGACCTCTCTTATTGAAGCGGTTGTTTCGCGTATGGGACGCGATGCAGCTCCACTCATTGAGCGTGCCTGGGAGCTTGGCCAACGCTTTGATGCTTGGTCTGAGCATTTTCATTTGGATGTATGGGAGCGGGCTGCGCGTGAGTTAGGTCTTGATTTGTATGCAATTGCACATACCCCATTTCCACTTGATGCCCGACTTCCGTGGGAACACGTGAGCCCAGGGGTATCGGCAGGTTTTCTCAAGCGGGAGTATCGTCGAGCTCTAGCAGGCATAACAACCGATGACTGCACCATGACGTCGTGCACTGGGTGTGGAATTTGTCAAAAACTGGGTGTTGACAATGTCTTGGTGGGTGAGCGTGCATGA
- the rplU gene encoding 50S ribosomal protein L21 — protein sequence MYAIVQTGGKQYKVAADDVLTVEKLEGEVGASVELPVLFLNDGKKIVADPAKLAKAKVTAEIVKHFKGEKQLVYKFKKRKRYHKLNGHRQNLTSIKITKVQASSRASKKTVSDAEQAAPAAE from the coding sequence ATGTACGCAATCGTTCAAACTGGCGGCAAGCAGTATAAAGTCGCCGCCGATGATGTTCTCACCGTCGAAAAGCTTGAGGGCGAGGTTGGCGCTTCTGTAGAGCTTCCCGTTCTTTTCTTAAATGACGGCAAGAAGATCGTCGCAGATCCTGCCAAGCTTGCAAAGGCTAAGGTTACTGCTGAGATCGTCAAGCATTTCAAGGGCGAGAAGCAGCTCGTCTACAAGTTTAAGAAGCGCAAGCGCTATCATAAGCTTAATGGTCATCGTCAGAACTTGACCTCCATTAAGATTACGAAGGTACAGGCAAGCAGCCGTGCTTCAAAAAAGACCGTAAGTGACGCGGAGCAAGCAGCTCCTGCCGCCGAATAA
- a CDS encoding tetratricopeptide repeat protein, translating to MDVQIFEQARAAYQSGDFAGAAQMFSASHDTAEPAGEAEHLRGNSLMRLGRYQEAAEAYGQALQDASYAKRGALFTNQGKAYVAAGNPALAKAAFMHATEDASYATPYKAHLGLGDINFAEGNTTEAGVAYRHAAIDGSNPAPALALTKLGSCFLLLNRPQDALESFRTASDFMGANEGHGAAFAGMGMAQFALGKIREAAEAFDQAASDASYQFTPEQAQTAQQVHDMQAAKNALAPQPQTGIDPLDPLGQSGAFMPDPSDTGFFTLTESEMIQQDRRDQKVRRRHRHVGLKIFLTFFVLLLLAAGGLAFAYTQGIGYPSQQDVVSNLFNAVTDGTDTNAYLAPGLTEEAKRVLVSSIPVGATPSIEGLDRSMTSSTATVKATLSRGGTQNYRVDFVRSGIGWTVSNIILDFGDTNATPASSGSTLSSEGTSTSTEPNSAPAHAATTEATPTTDMSSSTAAPTSPDTASSTSETADTPHTN from the coding sequence GTGGACGTACAGATTTTTGAGCAAGCGCGTGCTGCCTATCAGTCAGGTGATTTTGCGGGTGCCGCGCAGATGTTTTCTGCTTCTCACGATACCGCAGAACCTGCAGGAGAGGCTGAACATCTTCGAGGTAACTCCTTGATGCGGCTTGGTCGCTATCAGGAAGCTGCTGAGGCCTATGGTCAGGCACTCCAAGATGCGTCATATGCAAAACGAGGTGCGCTTTTCACCAATCAGGGTAAGGCCTATGTAGCTGCTGGAAACCCTGCGCTGGCAAAAGCTGCTTTTATGCATGCCACAGAAGATGCAAGTTATGCAACGCCGTATAAGGCACATCTTGGTTTAGGCGATATAAATTTCGCTGAAGGAAATACCACTGAGGCTGGTGTGGCGTATCGTCATGCTGCAATTGATGGTTCAAACCCCGCACCCGCTCTTGCGCTCACCAAGTTAGGCTCCTGCTTTTTGTTGCTCAATCGTCCGCAAGACGCTCTCGAATCATTCCGAACGGCTTCAGATTTTATGGGTGCAAACGAGGGACACGGTGCAGCCTTTGCTGGTATGGGAATGGCACAGTTTGCATTGGGAAAAATCCGTGAGGCAGCTGAAGCTTTTGATCAGGCTGCATCTGATGCAAGCTATCAGTTTACGCCTGAACAGGCACAGACGGCACAACAAGTTCACGATATGCAGGCAGCCAAGAACGCGCTTGCTCCGCAGCCGCAAACTGGTATAGACCCACTTGACCCGCTTGGTCAGTCAGGTGCCTTTATGCCTGACCCTTCTGATACGGGGTTTTTCACCCTCACTGAGTCTGAAATGATTCAGCAAGACCGCCGCGATCAAAAGGTTCGTCGCCGGCATCGTCATGTTGGTCTCAAAATCTTTTTAACCTTCTTTGTTTTGTTGCTGCTAGCAGCAGGCGGTTTAGCATTTGCCTATACACAAGGAATTGGCTATCCCAGCCAGCAAGATGTTGTGAGCAACTTATTTAATGCGGTAACCGATGGAACAGATACCAATGCATATCTAGCACCGGGGCTCACTGAAGAAGCTAAGCGTGTTCTTGTATCGAGTATTCCTGTGGGAGCTACCCCAAGCATTGAGGGACTTGACCGTTCTATGACAAGTTCAACAGCTACGGTCAAAGCCACGCTGTCGCGCGGTGGAACTCAAAATTATCGCGTTGACTTTGTCCGTTCGGGCATTGGCTGGACAGTTTCAAACATTATTCTTGATTTTGGTGATACCAACGCTACTCCAGCATCGTCGGGTTCAACTTTGAGCAGTGAGGGCACATCAACAAGCACTGAGCCTAATTCAGCTCCAGCTCATGCGGCTACTACCGAGGCTACGCCCACCACAGACATGAGCAGCTCCACAGCTGCGCCCACCAGTCCAGATACTGCCTCATCTACGTCTGAGACAGCTGATACTCCGCACACTAACTAA
- the mreD gene encoding rod shape-determining protein MreD produces MLSSADTHPRRRGLPIAVIVVALVLQIGLVPHISLFGARPNCMMALAVGMSLGMQPGNAVLLGFGAGLVFDLTSSLPIGLMTGILSIGCFAISSVSKSMQRGVTQHNIRLSAITIFSITLIYALALVILRIELNIVNSLLISGVLSAAFTLILCLPALALGHSFERGRSFSGTSGVAKRYKVLR; encoded by the coding sequence ATGCTATCGTCAGCCGATACCCACCCTCGCCGCCGTGGTTTACCAATTGCTGTGATTGTTGTTGCGCTGGTGTTGCAAATAGGTCTTGTTCCGCATATTTCACTTTTTGGTGCGCGTCCCAACTGCATGATGGCCTTAGCCGTTGGTATGTCGCTCGGTATGCAGCCGGGTAACGCAGTGCTTCTTGGCTTTGGAGCTGGACTAGTATTTGACTTGACATCTAGTTTGCCTATAGGGCTTATGACAGGCATCTTATCGATTGGCTGCTTTGCTATTTCAAGTGTAAGCAAATCTATGCAACGTGGTGTAACTCAGCACAATATTCGTCTCAGTGCCATTACGATATTCTCGATAACGCTCATATATGCACTTGCCTTAGTAATTCTTCGCATCGAGTTAAACATCGTGAATTCCCTGTTAATCTCTGGTGTTTTGTCCGCTGCGTTTACGTTGATACTTTGCTTGCCAGCTCTGGCATTAGGACACAGTTTTGAGCGTGGGCGGAGTTTCTCTGGCACATCTGGTGTGGCAAAACGCTATAAGGTTTTAAGGTAA
- the mrdA gene encoding penicillin-binding protein 2: MDAQLVVIIAGALLVLAIIGSLMFMRGYSGRFTFDTKSGTRPRASGGSSNSTDVSLKGRLTLLTGGVAVALSALVAKLWSMQMVSSDYYEKLAEENRTRTVTTPAPRGRILDRDGVPLVTNRATLQLAAYRDLANDTLIVRHLANLLGVPAIVVTRSIQDYAQSAQSLHTIAHDVRRSTVAYIQEHGLEFEGVEVVEGTVRSYPFGSLASHVLGYTGTVTQEQLKAQKERQEAEENQEGKLIYMSGDIVGQAGVEYQYENLLQGVRGEQTVRVDSTGSVIALAGEVPGQAGSDIKLTISLKIQQACEEAIQLGIKTGIATGNAADAGAVLCMDCTNGEILGLASYPSFDPSVFIGGVSQADWERLNGDNSGTPMVNRAISGQYMSASTIKALSALAALEYGTYSRGQSTNCVGWWTGLGESSGKWCYNHDGHGVQNLRQGIVNSCDSVFYDIGKAFYYDEKNSEGLQTLFSRWGLGVKTGIDLPGEAEGRVPTPEWKHDYFSNWSDGDRAWNPGDILNIIIGQGDILVTPLQMASVYAGIARGGTQFVPHIFHSAISQDSGQDAVRYTPKEHIRANLHDPDDLSFIQDALQGVIYEETESIAKHFRNMSVTVAGKTGTGQKNGKDDFAWFVAYAPVEDPKYVVAVLIEQGGFGGVAALPALRHVLGALYDEEDTASYEGSDRTR; the protein is encoded by the coding sequence ATGGATGCCCAGCTGGTTGTTATCATTGCAGGCGCTCTTTTAGTGCTTGCTATCATAGGCTCTTTGATGTTTATGCGCGGCTATTCGGGGCGTTTTACCTTTGATACTAAAAGTGGTACACGACCTCGTGCAAGTGGTGGTAGTTCAAATAGCACTGATGTATCGCTCAAGGGTCGATTAACGCTATTAACTGGAGGTGTGGCTGTAGCGCTGAGTGCGCTGGTGGCTAAGCTCTGGTCTATGCAGATGGTATCGAGCGACTACTACGAGAAGCTTGCAGAAGAAAACCGAACACGAACGGTAACCACACCGGCACCGCGTGGTCGAATTCTTGATAGAGATGGTGTGCCTCTGGTAACCAATCGTGCTACGCTGCAACTTGCCGCTTATCGAGACCTTGCAAACGATACCCTGATTGTGCGCCATCTCGCTAATCTTTTAGGTGTTCCTGCGATTGTTGTCACGCGTTCCATTCAAGATTATGCGCAGAGCGCTCAAAGCCTTCACACGATTGCACACGATGTAAGACGTTCAACGGTTGCCTATATTCAAGAGCATGGACTTGAGTTTGAGGGTGTTGAGGTTGTGGAGGGTACGGTACGCTCGTATCCTTTTGGCAGCCTTGCGAGCCATGTGCTGGGTTATACCGGCACCGTTACCCAAGAACAGCTCAAAGCCCAGAAAGAGCGTCAAGAGGCGGAGGAGAACCAAGAAGGCAAGCTGATATATATGTCGGGCGATATTGTTGGTCAGGCAGGCGTTGAGTATCAGTACGAAAACCTCTTACAAGGTGTGCGCGGTGAGCAGACTGTACGCGTTGATTCAACAGGTTCGGTTATAGCTTTAGCAGGGGAAGTGCCCGGACAGGCAGGGTCTGATATTAAACTCACCATCTCACTCAAGATTCAGCAGGCATGCGAAGAAGCAATACAGTTGGGTATCAAAACAGGAATCGCAACAGGCAATGCTGCAGATGCTGGTGCCGTGCTGTGTATGGATTGCACGAATGGTGAGATTTTGGGTTTAGCTAGCTACCCGTCGTTTGACCCTTCTGTTTTCATCGGAGGCGTATCTCAGGCAGATTGGGAGCGCTTAAACGGAGATAATTCTGGAACACCCATGGTAAACCGGGCAATTTCTGGTCAATATATGTCCGCATCAACCATTAAGGCACTCTCAGCTCTTGCAGCCCTTGAATATGGCACTTATTCACGCGGTCAATCAACAAACTGTGTGGGCTGGTGGACAGGTTTGGGTGAAAGCTCAGGAAAGTGGTGCTACAACCATGATGGCCATGGCGTCCAAAACTTACGTCAGGGTATTGTTAACTCATGCGACTCAGTTTTTTATGACATTGGCAAGGCCTTTTACTATGACGAAAAAAACTCCGAAGGCTTGCAAACGCTGTTCAGTCGGTGGGGGCTGGGAGTAAAAACGGGCATCGACTTGCCGGGCGAGGCTGAGGGTCGTGTTCCAACGCCTGAGTGGAAACATGACTACTTTAGTAATTGGTCTGATGGTGACCGTGCATGGAATCCAGGCGATATACTCAATATCATAATTGGGCAGGGTGACATCTTGGTAACGCCTCTTCAAATGGCAAGCGTATATGCAGGTATTGCTCGTGGTGGCACACAATTTGTGCCTCATATCTTCCACTCGGCCATCTCGCAGGACAGCGGGCAAGATGCTGTACGCTATACGCCCAAAGAACATATTAGAGCTAATCTTCATGACCCAGATGATTTGAGCTTTATACAAGATGCTCTTCAAGGAGTTATTTACGAAGAAACCGAATCAATTGCAAAGCATTTTCGTAATATGAGTGTAACAGTTGCAGGAAAAACGGGAACCGGACAAAAAAATGGCAAAGATGACTTTGCTTGGTTTGTTGCCTATGCCCCGGTTGAAGACCCCAAATACGTAGTAGCAGTCCTTATTGAACAGGGTGGCTTTGGTGGTGTAGCTGCGCTTCCAGCGCTTCGCCATGTGCTGGGTGCGCTGTATGATGAAGAAGATACGGCAAGTTATGAAGGCTCCGACCGTACACGTTAG
- a CDS encoding TIGR03936 family radical SAM-associated protein encodes MSEPASMNNKTGLFKLRVCYQKMGRLSYLGHLEVINTLDRVIRRAGLPYAVTQGYSPHMRIGFSSALPVGTASKKEYYDVVLTEYRKLDEVLRLLKASCHPDLAPSRAAYIAMKTPNLGASLTRMRYEIRIREHSNMSYSIEQLDEAFKKVCARKELVYQRGAKIKTLSLERTLISFEFDRLNAQHLLLSLDCHADNEGSLRPELVVAALDNELDDGDKPIISSAIQQLSSFETYWPMRTEQYIEAADGGLIDPLDASLDI; translated from the coding sequence ATGAGTGAGCCAGCATCAATGAATAACAAAACTGGATTATTTAAGTTGCGTGTCTGCTATCAAAAAATGGGACGCCTATCCTATCTCGGGCATCTTGAAGTTATTAATACGCTTGATCGTGTCATTCGTCGGGCAGGTTTGCCTTATGCGGTTACACAGGGTTATTCACCTCATATGCGCATTGGTTTTTCAAGCGCCTTGCCGGTGGGAACTGCTTCAAAAAAAGAGTACTATGATGTCGTGCTTACAGAATATCGTAAGCTTGACGAGGTACTGCGCCTACTAAAAGCATCATGTCATCCTGATTTAGCACCGAGTCGTGCGGCATACATCGCAATGAAAACTCCCAATCTTGGTGCATCTCTTACACGCATGCGCTACGAGATTCGTATTCGTGAGCATAGTAATATGTCTTATTCGATAGAGCAGCTTGATGAGGCGTTTAAGAAAGTTTGCGCGCGCAAGGAGCTTGTCTATCAACGTGGTGCCAAAATAAAGACGCTCAGTCTTGAACGCACACTTATTTCATTTGAATTTGATAGGCTCAATGCCCAGCACCTGCTTCTTAGCCTTGACTGTCATGCCGATAATGAAGGCTCGCTCAGACCTGAGCTTGTTGTGGCGGCCCTTGATAATGAGCTTGATGACGGTGATAAACCGATTATATCAAGTGCTATTCAGCAATTATCTTCATTTGAAACATACTGGCCCATGCGAACAGAACAGTATATTGAAGCTGCTGATGGAGGGCTTATCGACCCGCTTGATGCGTCTCTTGACATATAA
- the mreC gene encoding rod shape-determining protein MreC: MARSPKKAAQLKSRRPETGFRRLIVCCICAMLMLTLYLREGSEGPLHLVRQGVAVIATPLRVVGSALATPFDALANTAFNLGASEATLSELKAENERLTAEIAKLKEAEATARRLEALVSLQSNYKLTSTAARIIGCANDSWTQTVTLDKGSRDGFALGMPVCNAGGVLGQIIEVSPTSSVVRLITDEQSGVSAMIQNSRAQGTLKGQPDGSLRLSYVPAEAEVKAGDIVISSGLGGVFPKGLPLGTVSSVEKTANAIYYTIVVRPQSSAENNEEVLVITALSQEHTPTADEVSSANSTPAGGAAAQAENANTANAPDASAEESTGE, translated from the coding sequence TTGGCGCGTTCTCCCAAAAAGGCGGCTCAACTAAAAAGTAGGCGTCCCGAAACTGGTTTTCGACGGCTTATTGTGTGTTGCATCTGTGCTATGTTGATGCTTACGCTGTATCTCCGTGAAGGCAGTGAGGGACCCTTACATCTTGTACGCCAAGGTGTGGCTGTTATCGCTACCCCTCTTCGCGTGGTAGGCTCCGCACTTGCTACTCCGTTTGATGCGCTGGCAAACACTGCGTTTAATTTGGGGGCATCTGAGGCTACGCTGAGTGAACTTAAAGCAGAAAACGAACGCTTAACTGCTGAGATTGCAAAGCTTAAAGAGGCTGAAGCGACAGCACGTCGCCTTGAAGCCTTAGTTTCTTTGCAATCAAATTATAAGCTTACCAGCACCGCCGCTCGAATTATTGGGTGTGCAAACGACTCGTGGACGCAGACGGTAACTCTTGATAAAGGCTCTCGTGATGGTTTTGCACTGGGAATGCCCGTTTGCAATGCAGGTGGTGTGTTGGGCCAGATTATTGAGGTGTCACCAACAAGCTCCGTTGTTCGTCTTATTACCGATGAACAATCAGGGGTATCAGCCATGATTCAAAACTCTCGTGCACAAGGAACACTCAAAGGACAGCCCGATGGCAGCTTGCGTCTAAGCTATGTTCCGGCTGAGGCTGAGGTAAAGGCAGGAGATATTGTTATTAGCTCTGGACTTGGCGGTGTTTTTCCTAAAGGATTGCCTTTGGGAACGGTGAGCTCAGTTGAAAAGACCGCTAATGCAATCTATTACACAATTGTTGTTCGCCCGCAGTCGAGTGCCGAGAATAATGAGGAAGTACTGGTTATCACGGCTCTGAGCCAAGAGCACACACCAACTGCTGATGAAGTTAGCTCAGCCAATTCAACACCTGCGGGTGGCGCGGCAGCGCAAGCTGAGAATGCAAATACCGCAAACGCGCCTGATGCTTCCGCTGAAGAATCGACGGGGGAATAA